A DNA window from Mariprofundus aestuarium contains the following coding sequences:
- a CDS encoding PAS domain-containing hybrid sensor histidine kinase/response regulator → MTRGATDQVLTKTKLEEIIKLEKRTSKELQASLKKLKNLVDDIGDKFVLFSHTVDTGELLYVSDGVTEVLGISKEEAMGRPWSEVAKWYPGSPKIAYEEISSLVSRQKDYARFEMNYTHPDGSERTILVSEHPVIDENGEVVSIDGLAEDITERKSIENALRLSATAFETREAILITDARGVILSVNSSCEELTGYSANELIGKRPNILSSGRHDLHFYEAMWKALTSEGFWKGELINKCKNGKEYTEKLSITASKDLTGKVINYIGVFSDITEKIALEKQLRQSQKMEAIGILVGGIAHEFNNMLAAISGNLYLAKRKVEKEGYVRERLNTAEEVCFKAAGIIKQLLTFSRKDTSEGNLTVIDMAHWLPEGVNLARSALTSRVELKCTIEKNNLLVSADTTGLQQIIMNLINNARDASSHREHPLIEIEVSSGSATSEFRQMHKDFQGYEFVRLMVRDNGTGIPEDKLERIFEPFYTTKSAGKGTGLGMSVIDGIVKLMHGCIVVESELNVGTTFNIYIPMLHDEIKTDATKSQEEIPEGVLIGHGETILIADDEVDILKMLSEILQGLDYKVITACDGQNAVEQFERNSQSIDMVLLDVVMPKLSGPAAAILMRGINPNIPVLFLTGYNPDEMRSNMNELDNYQIFSKPIRVNELSLVVRKLFG, encoded by the coding sequence ATGACACGGGGTGCAACAGACCAAGTATTAACAAAAACAAAACTCGAAGAAATCATCAAGCTAGAAAAGCGAACCAGCAAAGAATTGCAGGCCAGCCTTAAGAAGCTCAAGAATCTAGTCGATGATATTGGAGATAAATTTGTCCTATTCAGTCATACGGTGGATACAGGGGAACTTCTCTATGTGAGTGATGGCGTGACAGAGGTCCTTGGCATCAGCAAAGAAGAGGCTATGGGCAGGCCATGGTCTGAAGTTGCAAAGTGGTATCCCGGTAGCCCAAAAATTGCTTATGAAGAAATATCAAGCCTAGTCAGCCGGCAGAAAGATTACGCACGGTTTGAGATGAATTACACCCACCCCGATGGCAGTGAGCGCACCATTCTCGTTTCAGAGCACCCTGTCATAGATGAGAATGGAGAGGTTGTTTCAATTGATGGCCTCGCAGAAGATATCACTGAGCGTAAAAGCATCGAGAATGCTCTTCGGTTATCTGCCACTGCTTTTGAAACACGTGAGGCAATTCTCATTACCGATGCGCGAGGGGTTATTCTAAGCGTGAATTCCTCCTGTGAAGAACTTACCGGCTACAGTGCCAATGAACTAATTGGAAAAAGACCGAACATTCTCTCCTCCGGGAGACATGACCTTCATTTTTATGAAGCAATGTGGAAAGCACTAACTAGCGAAGGATTTTGGAAAGGTGAGTTAATCAACAAGTGCAAGAATGGCAAAGAGTACACCGAAAAACTGAGTATCACTGCCTCAAAAGATCTTACAGGAAAGGTCATTAACTACATTGGGGTTTTTTCTGATATCACTGAGAAAATAGCGCTCGAGAAACAGTTGCGGCAGTCTCAAAAAATGGAGGCAATTGGCATACTGGTTGGCGGAATTGCCCATGAGTTTAACAATATGCTGGCCGCAATTTCAGGAAACTTGTATCTCGCGAAAAGAAAGGTCGAAAAAGAAGGTTATGTCAGAGAGAGACTTAATACTGCGGAGGAGGTTTGTTTCAAGGCAGCCGGAATAATTAAGCAACTTCTTACTTTTTCGCGCAAGGATACCTCAGAGGGTAATTTGACTGTGATCGATATGGCTCATTGGCTACCGGAAGGCGTGAACCTTGCTCGCTCTGCTTTGACTTCAAGAGTCGAACTGAAGTGCACCATTGAAAAAAACAACCTTCTTGTCAGTGCTGACACAACAGGGCTTCAACAAATTATTATGAACCTGATTAACAATGCACGTGATGCCAGCAGCCATCGAGAACACCCTCTAATCGAAATCGAGGTAAGCAGTGGAAGTGCTACATCAGAGTTTCGGCAGATGCATAAAGATTTTCAAGGATATGAGTTTGTACGCCTGATGGTTCGTGACAATGGCACAGGCATCCCCGAAGATAAGCTGGAAAGAATATTTGAACCTTTCTATACCACCAAGTCAGCAGGAAAAGGAACCGGACTTGGGATGTCTGTCATTGATGGGATCGTAAAATTGATGCATGGCTGCATAGTAGTTGAGAGTGAGTTGAATGTGGGGACCACTTTTAATATCTATATCCCAATGCTGCATGACGAAATCAAAACTGATGCAACGAAAAGCCAGGAAGAAATTCCAGAAGGAGTTCTGATAGGACATGGAGAAACGATTCTCATTGCGGATGATGAGGTAGACATCCTTAAAATGCTTTCAGAAATCCTTCAGGGACTAGATTATAAGGTGATCACCGCATGTGATGGCCAGAATGCTGTTGAGCAATTTGAGCGAAACAGTCAATCCATTGATATGGTGCTTCTTGACGTGGTGATGCCAAAGTTGAGTGGTCCTGCGGCGGCTATATTGATGCGGGGAATCAATCCTAATATCCCTGTGCTGTTCTTAACCGGCTACAACCCTGATGAGATGCGATCTAATATGAATGAACTAGACAACTATCAGATTTTCTCTAAACCGATTCGAGTTAATGAGTTGAGCTTGGTGGTTCGTAAATTGTTTGGCTAA
- a CDS encoding AmpG family muropeptide MFS transporter produces MSVFQQLIDRKMLICIFTGFASGLPLYLLINLLPAWLRSEQVDLATIGLFSLIQFPYTWKFLWSPLLDRYAVPLLGRRRGWMLITQTLLLIVIAMMGGFSPQTELTMIVLFATLLAFLSATQDIALDAYRREILSDLQLGLGNSVHINAYRVAGLVPGSLSLILADHLAWSTVFMITALFMLPGMVMTLLVKEPDIAVVPKTLRQAVAEPFHEFIGRAGWQSALTVLAFIFLYKLGDSMCTALATPFYLDMGYSKTAIGLIAKNAGLWPAVIGGLLGGLWMVKIGINRALWVFGFVQLGTIFGFAWLASLGVQETIGAVELTSLAIVIGMEAFGVGVGTAAFVAYIARSTHPAYTATQFALFTSLAAVPRTFINAGVGWLVEAYGWTDFFLLCALLAVPGMLLLFKVAPWHGENRALAND; encoded by the coding sequence ATGAGCGTTTTTCAACAGCTGATCGACCGCAAAATGCTCATATGCATCTTTACAGGCTTCGCCTCCGGCCTGCCACTCTATCTTCTGATCAACCTGCTGCCAGCATGGCTGAGAAGCGAGCAGGTGGATCTGGCTACGATCGGCCTGTTTTCGCTGATCCAGTTCCCCTACACCTGGAAGTTCCTCTGGTCGCCTCTTCTGGATCGCTATGCTGTGCCGCTGCTGGGGCGCCGGCGTGGATGGATGTTGATTACCCAGACCTTGCTGCTGATCGTGATTGCCATGATGGGGGGCTTTTCACCGCAGACTGAGCTGACGATGATTGTACTCTTTGCAACGCTGCTCGCCTTTCTCTCTGCCACGCAGGATATCGCACTGGATGCATACCGCCGCGAAATCCTCTCTGATCTACAGCTGGGGCTGGGCAACTCGGTGCATATCAATGCCTACCGGGTGGCTGGGCTGGTTCCCGGTTCACTCTCCCTGATCCTGGCTGATCATTTGGCCTGGAGTACGGTGTTCATGATCACAGCGCTGTTTATGCTGCCGGGCATGGTGATGACGCTGCTGGTCAAGGAGCCCGATATTGCGGTCGTGCCGAAAACACTCAGGCAGGCTGTGGCCGAACCGTTTCACGAATTCATTGGCCGTGCAGGCTGGCAGAGTGCATTGACAGTGCTTGCCTTCATCTTTCTCTACAAGCTCGGTGACAGCATGTGTACGGCTCTTGCTACGCCGTTTTATCTCGACATGGGCTACTCAAAAACCGCTATCGGTTTGATTGCCAAGAATGCCGGTCTCTGGCCCGCAGTGATCGGTGGCCTGCTGGGTGGGCTGTGGATGGTGAAAATCGGCATCAACAGGGCTCTGTGGGTGTTCGGCTTTGTACAGCTGGGTACGATTTTCGGATTCGCATGGCTGGCCTCGCTGGGGGTGCAGGAGACGATAGGCGCTGTTGAGCTGACAAGTCTGGCTATTGTCATCGGCATGGAGGCATTCGGTGTCGGTGTGGGAACGGCGGCCTTTGTCGCTTATATTGCCCGCTCTACACATCCTGCCTATACGGCGACCCAGTTTGCCCTGTTTACCAGTCTTGCCGCGGTACCGCGCACATTTATCAATGCCGGTGTCGGCTGGCTGGTTGAGGCGTATGGCTGGACCGATTTTTTCCTGCTCTGTGCGCTGCTCGCCGTGCCCGGCATGCTGCTGCTGTTCAAGGTTGCTCCCTGGCATGGTGAGAACAGGGCGCTGGCTAATGATTGA
- a CDS encoding M48 family metalloprotease: MKKQLLLLMLVVTTLSACATNPVTGKSELSLISEQQELAIGAQQYGPARQSQGGDYNVDRELTTYVNEVGQRLAAVSDRKLPYEFKVINNSVPNAWAMPGGKISINRGLLTELKSESELAAVLGHEIVHAAARHGARSMSKGILLQAGVAGAAIATQGTGYADLAQMGAGIGAQLITQKYGRDAERESDYYGMQYMVRAGYDPQGAVNLQRTFIKLSEGRRQDWLSGMFASHPPSQERVQNNIALLATLPKGGEQGVARFRAKTTGLTRSEPAYDAYDKGREALAKGDLATAKRLAGRAIALEPKEAHFYGLMGDVEQKNRHLKAAVVQYNKAAGLNPGFFYYYLQRGLVGEQLNLTSQARSDLERSVKLLPTADAYNSLGNLARKAGRLDEAKGYYAKVAGSQGELGKQAYGALVDLDLNENPDKYIKVKAGLDGQGRVVVQISNPTPRQVGNLVVLVQYRNAAGQMQQMQRALRGSVAAGTRQLFDLRLTGSLVEAELNTLRIGIARAELVH; encoded by the coding sequence GTGAAGAAACAGCTGTTATTGCTGATGCTGGTCGTTACCACACTGTCCGCATGTGCAACCAATCCGGTGACAGGAAAGAGTGAACTGAGCCTGATAAGTGAGCAGCAGGAACTTGCCATTGGTGCTCAGCAGTATGGGCCAGCGCGTCAATCTCAAGGCGGCGATTATAACGTTGACCGCGAGCTGACTACTTATGTTAATGAAGTAGGCCAGCGTCTGGCTGCAGTCAGCGATCGAAAACTGCCGTATGAGTTCAAGGTCATTAATAACTCTGTTCCCAATGCATGGGCCATGCCCGGTGGGAAGATCTCGATCAATCGCGGTCTGTTAACAGAGCTCAAGAGTGAATCGGAACTGGCCGCGGTGCTTGGTCATGAGATTGTGCATGCGGCAGCCAGACATGGTGCCCGAAGTATGTCAAAAGGCATCCTGCTCCAGGCTGGTGTGGCGGGTGCGGCAATAGCCACGCAAGGAACAGGTTATGCTGATCTGGCACAAATGGGCGCAGGTATAGGGGCGCAGCTGATCACTCAGAAGTATGGGCGGGATGCTGAACGCGAATCGGATTATTACGGCATGCAGTACATGGTTCGAGCCGGCTATGACCCACAGGGCGCAGTGAACCTGCAGCGTACTTTCATCAAACTCTCTGAAGGCAGGCGTCAGGATTGGTTAAGTGGCATGTTTGCCAGCCATCCACCATCTCAGGAGCGTGTGCAGAATAATATTGCGCTACTGGCGACGTTGCCAAAAGGCGGAGAGCAGGGGGTTGCACGATTTCGTGCAAAAACTACAGGGCTGACGCGGAGTGAGCCTGCATATGATGCTTATGATAAAGGGCGTGAAGCTTTGGCTAAGGGTGATCTGGCTACGGCGAAGCGCCTGGCTGGGCGGGCGATTGCTCTCGAGCCGAAAGAGGCGCACTTCTATGGCCTGATGGGTGATGTTGAGCAGAAGAACCGTCATCTTAAAGCGGCAGTGGTACAATATAATAAAGCGGCCGGGTTGAATCCGGGCTTTTTTTATTACTACCTTCAGCGGGGCCTGGTGGGTGAGCAGTTGAATCTGACCAGCCAGGCGCGTTCTGATCTGGAGCGCAGTGTGAAACTACTTCCTACGGCGGATGCTTATAACTCACTGGGGAACCTGGCCCGTAAAGCAGGGCGCCTTGATGAGGCCAAAGGTTATTACGCCAAAGTGGCAGGCTCTCAGGGCGAGCTTGGCAAGCAGGCTTACGGCGCACTGGTAGATCTCGACCTGAATGAGAACCCAGATAAATATATAAAGGTTAAAGCCGGGTTGGATGGGCAGGGTAGAGTTGTTGTTCAGATTTCTAATCCGACACCCAGGCAAGTCGGCAATCTGGTTGTGCTTGTTCAGTATCGCAATGCAGCAGGGCAGATGCAGCAAATGCAACGTGCACTCAGGGGTAGTGTTGCTGCCGGCACTCGGCAGCTGTTTGATCTACGCCTGACAGGATCATTGGTCGAGGCGGAGCTAAATACATTGCGTATCGGTATTGCTCGCGCTGAGTTGGTACATTAA
- the truC gene encoding tRNA pseudouridine(65) synthase TruC, with amino-acid sequence MLEILFRDEWLVAVNKPAGLLVHRSMIDKHETRFALQMVRDQVGQHVFPVHRLDKPTSGILLFALNPETARKMGDVFSTRETKKEYLAVVRGFTEEQGIIDYPLKEELDKKSDRKAQQDKAAQEAVTEYRRLATVELPYAVGRYQTARYSLVHLLPKTGRKHQLRRHLKHLYHPIVGDTTHGDGKQNSFFRDHLNCHRLLLAATSLSLVHPETGEPVTIQAPLDGAFNGIIEELDWSELRSTI; translated from the coding sequence ATGCTGGAGATCCTCTTCCGGGACGAGTGGCTTGTTGCTGTCAACAAGCCGGCGGGACTTCTTGTTCACCGCTCGATGATCGATAAACATGAAACCCGCTTTGCCTTGCAGATGGTGCGCGACCAGGTCGGCCAGCATGTGTTCCCTGTACACCGGCTCGACAAGCCTACCTCAGGCATTCTGCTCTTTGCCCTGAATCCCGAAACTGCCCGCAAAATGGGAGATGTTTTTTCGACGCGTGAAACGAAGAAAGAGTATCTGGCTGTGGTGCGCGGTTTCACCGAGGAGCAGGGAATAATCGATTACCCGCTCAAAGAAGAGCTGGATAAAAAGAGTGACCGTAAAGCGCAGCAGGATAAAGCGGCACAGGAGGCGGTTACGGAGTACCGGCGCCTTGCGACAGTGGAACTGCCTTATGCCGTCGGCCGCTATCAAACGGCAAGATATTCATTGGTTCACCTGTTGCCAAAAACTGGTCGCAAGCATCAGCTTCGCCGACACCTTAAACACCTGTATCATCCGATAGTGGGAGACACCACGCATGGTGATGGCAAGCAGAACAGCTTCTTTCGCGACCATCTCAACTGCCATCGCCTGCTGCTTGCCGCCACCAGCTTAAGCTTAGTCCATCCTGAAACCGGTGAGCCCGTCACTATTCAAGCACCACTAGATGGAGCCTTTAATGGCATTATAGAAGAGTTGGATTGGAGTGAACTCCGGTCAACTATCTGA
- the tyrS gene encoding tyrosine--tRNA ligase → MKIQEQMELLSRGTLEILPAGALEAKLKEAQKEGRPLRVKAGFDPTAPDLHLGHTVLIEKLRQFQHCGHQVVFLIGDFTGTIGDPTGKNETRPPLTHDEVLLNAETYKEQVFKILDPKQTEVRFNSEWLGNLTAADLIRIAGKATVARMLERDDFEKRYKGGQSIAIHEFLYPLVQGYDSVALDADVELGGNDQKFNLLMGRQLQDAYGKPQQVILTMPLLEGLDGVNKMSKSLNNYVGVAEPAKEQFGKLMSVSDELMYKYYELLTDLNLDEIKAKHPMEAKKSLAALVVDRFHGEGAGQVAREGFEMQFAKKEVPDDVPEATLTAEDGGVWIIKALTQTGLTASNGEAMRMVKQNALSIDGEKVTDKDCHLQSGGPYLIKLGKRKFLNLSVV, encoded by the coding sequence ATGAAAATTCAGGAACAGATGGAACTGCTGAGTCGCGGCACTCTGGAGATTTTGCCGGCAGGTGCTCTTGAGGCGAAACTGAAAGAGGCCCAGAAAGAGGGCAGGCCTCTACGTGTGAAGGCGGGTTTCGATCCGACTGCCCCCGATCTGCATCTGGGCCATACCGTACTGATAGAGAAGCTGCGTCAGTTCCAGCACTGCGGTCATCAGGTGGTGTTTTTGATCGGTGATTTCACAGGCACGATTGGCGATCCGACCGGCAAGAATGAGACCCGCCCGCCCCTGACTCACGATGAGGTGCTGCTCAATGCAGAAACCTACAAGGAGCAGGTGTTCAAAATCCTCGATCCAAAACAGACCGAGGTGCGCTTCAACTCCGAGTGGCTGGGTAATCTCACTGCAGCCGATCTGATCCGCATTGCCGGCAAGGCAACCGTAGCCCGCATGCTTGAGCGGGATGATTTCGAGAAGCGCTATAAGGGTGGTCAGTCGATCGCCATTCACGAGTTTCTCTACCCGCTGGTGCAGGGCTACGATTCAGTGGCACTCGATGCCGATGTAGAGCTGGGTGGTAACGACCAGAAGTTCAACCTGTTGATGGGGCGGCAGCTGCAGGATGCATACGGCAAACCTCAGCAGGTGATTCTGACCATGCCACTGCTCGAAGGGTTGGATGGCGTTAACAAGATGTCCAAGTCGCTAAATAACTATGTTGGTGTGGCAGAGCCCGCCAAAGAGCAGTTCGGTAAACTGATGAGTGTCTCTGATGAGCTGATGTATAAATACTATGAGCTGCTCACCGATCTGAATCTAGATGAGATCAAAGCCAAGCATCCGATGGAGGCTAAGAAGAGTCTGGCTGCTCTGGTTGTTGACCGTTTCCACGGTGAAGGGGCAGGGCAGGTGGCGCGTGAAGGCTTTGAGATGCAGTTTGCCAAGAAGGAAGTGCCGGATGATGTTCCTGAAGCAACACTGACTGCTGAGGATGGGGGGGTGTGGATTATCAAGGCACTGACCCAGACAGGGCTGACCGCATCCAATGGTGAAGCGATGCGCATGGTAAAACAGAACGCACTATCTATAGATGGCGAAAAAGTCACCGACAAGGATTGCCATCTGCAATCGGGTGGCCCGTATCTGATTAAACTCGGCAAGCGCAAATTTCTCAATCTGTCTGTAGTATAA
- a CDS encoding murein transglycosylase A, with protein MMKLCRGLMAVTCLLLAACPSKRVEETPVKEPSFVKSDWQTLPEWTQVGLASSLEALSAECVSLKRKEQWQQICAEASLLDISNNEALRLFFETHFTPWQLRNDDGSDQGLITGYYEPLLYGSREKSERYRFPVYGVPDDLLIIDLAELYPQLKGMRLRGRVEGKRVVPYHDRAAIDSKHAPEGKEILWVDDEIGLFFLQVQGSGRIQLPDGSIVKLGYANQNGHPYNSIGKRLVEMGEMTVDQASMQSIRQWGVDHPERLKELLYSNPSYVFFREMPDSLKSAVGAMGVPLTAGYSMAVDRRTIPLGMPVYLSTTWPNSEAPLNRLMLAQDVGGAIKGTIRGDFFWGFGAEAGKNAGSMKQQGRMWVFFPHGFTPTLKTASR; from the coding sequence ATGATGAAGTTGTGCCGAGGGCTAATGGCCGTGACCTGCCTGCTGTTGGCAGCCTGTCCATCGAAGCGGGTGGAGGAGACGCCAGTGAAGGAGCCCTCCTTCGTGAAAAGCGACTGGCAGACGCTGCCTGAATGGACGCAGGTTGGGCTTGCCTCATCGCTTGAGGCACTCAGTGCAGAATGTGTGTCACTGAAGAGAAAAGAGCAGTGGCAGCAGATCTGCGCTGAGGCCAGCCTGCTCGACATCAGCAATAACGAAGCGCTACGGCTCTTTTTTGAAACGCATTTTACCCCATGGCAGCTGCGCAATGATGATGGTAGTGATCAGGGGCTGATCACCGGTTATTATGAGCCGCTGCTTTACGGCAGCCGTGAGAAGAGTGAGCGCTATCGGTTTCCAGTATACGGCGTGCCGGACGACCTGTTGATCATCGACCTGGCTGAGCTCTATCCGCAACTCAAGGGTATGCGGTTGCGCGGTCGCGTTGAGGGCAAGCGTGTGGTTCCTTATCATGATCGTGCTGCCATCGACAGCAAACATGCTCCGGAAGGCAAGGAGATTCTCTGGGTGGATGACGAGATAGGGCTCTTTTTCCTGCAGGTTCAGGGGTCAGGACGCATCCAGCTGCCGGATGGCTCGATCGTGAAACTCGGCTATGCCAACCAGAATGGCCACCCCTATAACTCTATCGGCAAGCGGCTTGTCGAGATGGGGGAGATGACAGTTGACCAGGCCTCCATGCAGAGCATTCGCCAGTGGGGCGTAGACCATCCCGAGCGATTGAAGGAACTTCTCTACAGCAACCCCAGCTATGTTTTTTTCCGTGAAATGCCCGACTCCCTGAAATCGGCTGTCGGGGCGATGGGTGTTCCGCTGACCGCCGGCTACAGCATGGCCGTGGACAGACGCACGATTCCACTTGGCATGCCGGTCTATCTCTCTACTACCTGGCCTAATTCTGAGGCGCCGCTGAATCGATTGATGCTGGCACAGGATGTGGGCGGTGCAATCAAGGGCACGATCCGCGGCGACTTTTTCTGGGGCTTCGGAGCCGAAGCTGGAAAAAATGCTGGCAGCATGAAACAGCAGGGGCGCATGTGGGTCTTCTTCCCCCATGGTTTCACCCCTACGCTCAAGACCGCTTCACGCTAA
- a CDS encoding anhydro-N-acetylmuramic acid kinase translates to MGPDYQLFIGIMSGTSADGIDIAIARMDNQPGSRMALIHFSEYPMPNKMRDPILRLAAPGLNEIERMGELDRALGQAYAEAVLAAIHGAGLKTEAVAAIGCHGQTIRHQPKADYPFTIQIGCAATLAEHTGITTISDFRSRDIAAGGEGAPLVPFSHRHLFAKKKKDSAVLNIGGISNVTWLGKNGSTTGFDTGPGNMVMDALMLEISDGRNGFDNNGELAASGLVSKALLEKLMAHPFLKRTPPKSTGREQFGQEVVDLILHWPELSDADRMATACQFTADSICESLRFMESEPASWYICGGGVRNGHLMSLLQMQLAPAKVATTDAEDIPPQAVEALSFAILARQTLMGQPNTLCEVTGATHAVCGGQITPGNNWQELLQIIPAWIR, encoded by the coding sequence ATGGGACCTGATTACCAGCTTTTCATCGGCATCATGTCAGGCACCTCCGCGGATGGTATAGACATAGCAATTGCCCGAATGGACAACCAGCCGGGCAGCCGCATGGCGTTGATTCATTTCTCGGAATATCCGATGCCAAATAAGATGCGCGATCCAATCCTTCGCCTTGCTGCGCCCGGTCTGAATGAGATCGAGCGCATGGGAGAGTTGGATCGCGCCTTGGGACAGGCCTATGCCGAAGCCGTGCTGGCAGCCATTCACGGGGCCGGGCTGAAAACAGAAGCGGTTGCTGCAATTGGCTGTCATGGCCAGACAATCCGCCACCAACCCAAAGCCGATTACCCGTTCACCATCCAGATCGGCTGTGCCGCCACGCTCGCCGAACACACCGGCATTACCACTATCTCCGATTTCCGCAGTCGTGATATTGCCGCCGGTGGCGAAGGCGCACCACTGGTACCGTTTTCACATCGCCATCTCTTTGCCAAAAAGAAAAAGGATTCTGCTGTGTTGAATATTGGCGGCATCAGCAATGTCACCTGGCTCGGTAAAAACGGCAGCACAACAGGCTTTGATACAGGTCCCGGCAATATGGTGATGGATGCCCTGATGCTGGAGATCAGCGACGGGCGCAACGGATTCGATAACAATGGCGAGCTGGCTGCCAGCGGCCTGGTGTCAAAAGCACTATTAGAGAAGCTGATGGCACATCCCTTTCTGAAACGCACACCCCCAAAGTCCACAGGACGTGAGCAGTTTGGGCAGGAGGTTGTCGACCTGATCCTCCACTGGCCAGAACTCTCCGATGCTGATCGCATGGCAACCGCCTGCCAGTTTACCGCTGATTCAATCTGCGAAAGCCTTCGTTTTATGGAGTCTGAACCTGCCAGCTGGTATATCTGCGGTGGTGGCGTACGCAACGGCCATCTGATGAGCCTGCTACAGATGCAGCTTGCACCTGCGAAGGTGGCAACCACCGATGCGGAGGATATTCCACCACAGGCTGTCGAGGCACTCAGCTTTGCCATCCTGGCCCGCCAGACACTGATGGGTCAGCCCAACACCTTGTGCGAAGTGACCGGCGCAACCCATGCCGTTTGCGGCGGCCAGATCACACCCGGCAATAACTGGCAAGAGCTACTGCAAATCATTCCAGCATGGATCCGATAA
- a CDS encoding metal-dependent hydrolase, whose amino-acid sequence MDPITHAISGAALARAIPKHHLPPLQLLFLILLTMAPDADIILRFFSETVYLQHHRGLTHSILLIPLWGWLVYSLSSRRIKANPIMPWLLGGALLLHILLDLITTFGTMIIAPFSDWRASLDLLFIIDPFFTASLLIPLLLGLIWKQHKRKMGVVSLVLMCSYLGLTYSNQQQAIDLARNAQPDAVSYNALPMAFSPFHWQLIAIYPDHFARAAVNLRPGFTGTRLLFDEEFANGLISTEMSGQDDIFWQELPRMQTVEGWGLLPGTAFYAWFARYPVLLDRSENHIDFGDLAFGSGAPGVRPAFQLHIDLTGSADGNGSTMAAHAAENRQPRAWLIWRGERRSEMTLTSAPFSWLSELTKKML is encoded by the coding sequence ATGGATCCGATAACCCACGCGATTTCGGGAGCAGCACTGGCCCGCGCCATTCCGAAACATCACCTGCCACCACTGCAACTGCTCTTCCTTATCCTGCTCACCATGGCACCGGATGCTGATATTATTCTGCGATTCTTCTCGGAGACCGTGTACCTTCAGCACCATAGGGGGCTCACCCACTCGATCCTGCTGATTCCGCTCTGGGGCTGGCTGGTCTACAGCCTCTCATCACGCCGCATCAAAGCGAACCCGATCATGCCCTGGCTTCTTGGTGGCGCACTGCTGCTGCATATCCTGCTCGACCTGATCACCACCTTCGGCACGATGATCATCGCCCCCTTCTCCGACTGGCGCGCCAGCCTCGACCTGCTCTTCATCATCGACCCCTTCTTCACCGCCAGCCTGCTGATTCCACTGCTGTTGGGGCTGATCTGGAAACAGCACAAGCGCAAGATGGGTGTGGTCAGCCTAGTATTGATGTGCAGTTATCTCGGGCTCACCTATAGCAACCAGCAGCAGGCAATTGATCTTGCCCGCAATGCTCAGCCCGATGCAGTAAGCTACAACGCACTACCGATGGCCTTCTCCCCGTTCCACTGGCAGCTGATCGCCATCTATCCCGACCACTTCGCCCGGGCCGCTGTTAATCTGCGGCCCGGCTTCACCGGCACACGCCTACTGTTTGACGAAGAATTCGCCAACGGCTTGATCTCAACTGAAATGAGTGGGCAGGATGATATATTCTGGCAGGAGCTGCCGAGAATGCAGACGGTTGAGGGCTGGGGCTTACTTCCTGGCACTGCTTTTTACGCATGGTTCGCCCGCTATCCGGTACTTCTTGATAGGAGTGAAAACCATATCGATTTCGGTGACCTTGCCTTTGGTAGTGGCGCGCCGGGTGTGCGGCCCGCCTTCCAGCTGCATATCGACCTGACAGGATCGGCTGACGGCAATGGTTCAACCATGGCCGCCCATGCTGCGGAAAACAGACAGCCCCGCGCATGGCTGATCTGGCGGGGCGAGCGAAGAAGTGAGATGACACTCACCTCTGCCCCCTTCAGTTGGCTCTCAGAACTCACAAAGAAAATGCTTTAA